The following coding sequences are from one Sporomusaceae bacterium window:
- a CDS encoding VOC family protein, with translation MFKRIDHIAFTVKDREKSVRFYEQLGFRQYFEHDVPVPEIEKIVYLELGDSVLELIHMPHGKCGAVYHFCLASDDFDADVARLKAAGAPVQTEPHPTAARKTGEEGWRRVVFTGPDGEAIEFRG, from the coding sequence ATGTTCAAAAGAATCGATCACATCGCCTTCACCGTCAAAGACCGGGAAAAATCGGTCCGCTTCTACGAACAGCTCGGCTTCAGGCAATACTTCGAGCACGACGTCCCCGTACCGGAAATCGAGAAAATCGTCTACCTGGAGCTCGGCGACTCCGTACTCGAACTCATCCACATGCCGCACGGAAAATGCGGCGCCGTCTATCATTTCTGCTTGGCCAGCGACGACTTCGATGCCGACGTCGCTCGCCTCAAAGCCGCCGGCGCCCCCGTCCAGACCGAGCCCCACCCGACCGCGGCGCGCAAAACGGGGGAGGAGGGCTGGCGGCGCGTCGTCTTCACCGGACCCGACGGCGAAGCGATCGAATTTCGCGGCTGA